CCGAACGTCGTGCTGCAGTGCCCGTTGCCGAGGCGAGCGTTCTACTCAGACAGTGCAGGCAGCACATCGAACACGAAGGCTGAAACCTTTATCCGTGCAGCGGGCTGATCCCAGCAGGTGAGACGCGGCCGCCATAGCATGCCGGCATGGCAAGCGCGATCAAGGGCCGGGGTGCGACCGGCCATCTGCCCGGACGGTTCGAGGTCACCACGCCGCAGGCGGTGGACGATGGCTGGCACGTGGACGACAGCGACGAGTTCGCTGCGCCCGCATTGCGCACCCAGGTCACCGACGAGACCGCGCGCAGCATCATCAGCCGCAACCAGTCGCCGGACATCGGGTTCTCGCAGTCGGTCAATCCGTATCGCGGCTGCGAACATGGCTGCAGCTACTGTTTCGCTCGGCCCTCGCATGCCTACCTCAACCTCTCGCCGGGGCTGGACTTCGAAACGCGGCTGTTCGCCAAGACCAATGCGCCGGAGCTGCTGCGCCGCGAACTGGCGCGGCCCAGTTACGTGCCCAGCCCGATCGCACTGGGCATCAATACCGATGCCTACCAGCCGATCGAGCGCAAGCGCGGGTTGACCCGGCAGTTGATCGAAGTGCTGTGGGAGGCGCGGCACCCGTTCACGCTGATCACCAAGAGCGCCCTGGTCACGCGGGATCTGGATTTGCTGGCCCCGCTGGCGCGCGCGCGCTTGGTCAATGTGCACTTCTCGGTGACCACGCTGGATCCGCATCTGTCGGCCAGGCTGGAACCGCGTGCGTCCGCGCCGCATGCGCGCCTGCGCGCGATGCGCAGCCTGCACGAGGCCGGCGTGCCGGTCGGGGTGATGGCCGCGCCGGTAATCCCGTGGATCAACGATCACGAGCTGGAAGCGATCCTGCAGGCCGCCGCCGATGCCGGCGCCAGCAGTGCCGGTTACGTGCTGCTGCGCCTGCCGCACGAGGTGGCGCCGTTGTTCCGTGAGTGGCTACAGACCCACCACCCGCAGCGCGCCGAGCACGTGATGAGCACCATCGCCCAGCTGCGCGGCGGCAAGGACTACGACAGCACCTTCGGCACCCGCATGCGCGGCCAGGGCGTGTACGCAGACCTGCTGGCGCGCCGCTTCGCGCTGGCGCATCGCCGTGCCGGCTTCGACACCCGCCGCACTCCGCCATTGGACACCGAACAATTCCGCCGCCCTGCACCGCCGCCCAAACCGGTCAAGGACTCGCCGCAGGGGCAGCTGTTTTAGGGCGGGGAATCGGGAGTGGGGAATCGGGATTCGCAACGGCGAGAGCCACCGCAACAGCGCAGGTCTGCTGGTGCGATTCTCCATTGCCGATTCCCTATTCCCCGCCGTACAGCGCCTGCGCCGATTGGAACAAAATCCAGCTGGTGGCAATGAACTTATCGCCGCCGACCGGGCGGTTGCCGCGGTGGGTGTGGGTGAAGGCGGTGGGGGCGATCAGCAGGCTGCCGGTGCGCGGACGCGCCTTGCGTTGCTGGAACAGGAATTCGGTCTCGCCCTGTTCGAACTCTTCGTTGAGATACAGCGTCCACAGCAAATGGCGGTGCAGGGTCTCTGCGCCGGCGTCGCGCGGATACAGTTCGCAGTGCCAATATGGGTAGCCGCCCTGGTCGGCCAGATACCACTGCAGGTTGATGGCGCCCGGGCGCAGGCAGGTGCGCGCCAGGTCGCTCAAGGCCGCATCGCTCATCTGCGCGATGTCCTCGGCGACCAACCGGTGCGGAGTGCCATCGGCGGTGGTGACCTGCAGCATCAAGGGCGAAATCAACGCCTGCGGATACTGCCGCAGGTAGCGGAGCAGGCCCTCGAAGACGGCCTGTTGCAGGCGGTTTTCCACTGCCGCCCAGTCGGCCAGGCCGCTGATGCGCAGATCGCGGCTGTGCTTGAGGTCGGGGAACACGCCGCTGCCGATGCGGCCCGGCTGCAGCTGCTGGCTATCGCGCATGCGTTGCACGATCGCCGCGCAGTCGTCGCGCGAAACGGCGTCGTCGGTGATCTGGATGAAGTCGGGTTGGTCCATACGCAGGACCATAGCAACGTCGTCGCTGTGCTGCACAGCCCTGGGTGGCACAGCGGCACGCTCACGCACGCGGCGCCTGCGCAGCGTCGATGATCGTCGCGCTGCGCAACGGCGAGGCCAGAACGAGGTCGTGCCATTGGTCGTGGTGTTGATGCCCGCGGCGGCGCACCGCAATCAGCGACCAACATGCAGGCGACGATGCATCACTGGCTGCAACGCGAGGTCGCGCAACTCGCCTGTTCCGTAAAAGCACCATGGCTGTTGCACATGCGCGCAAGGTCGGCGGTGCGGTTGCGCTGCACTAACCTTCGGCCGGGATCTTCGCGCCGACATGGGTAGGCCCTGGATTGTGCATCGCCAAGCGCCCGTGCGTGCCAGTGCGCGCGTCGCTATCTGCCACGCCGTAGCGCGATGTACTGCCGCCACAACCAGAAAAACAGTGCTCGGGCTTTGATCGACTTTTACAGCGCATTCGCAGCCGCGCCTCAATGCGAAACCTCCATTGAGGCGACGCCCTGCGCCTCCGCCAGCTCACAGATGCAGCGTGCCCCGGCGCCTCGAATCCATGCCATGCAGACACCTGCGCCCAACAAAAAACCCCGCCGAAGCGGGGTTTTTCGTACGTCATGCAGCAGCGGCGATCAGAACTTGTAGTTGATCGACGCGGCCAGCACGTCGCCGTGCACCTTGTAGCTGCCGGCCAGCGCGTTGCCGGTGGCAGTGGTGGTGTCGCTGGTCGGATCGCTGGTGAACAGGTGCGTATAGCCGAAGTTGTACTCGGCCTGCTGCGACGGGCGCCAGCTCAGACCCAGCGAGACCCACTTGCGGCTCGCGTCCGGCACGCGCACGTCACGGTGCTCGGCGGTGGTCGGGGTCTGGTCATACGCCACACCGCCACGCAGGGTCAGCGTCTCGCTCATGCGGTAGTCGGCACCGATCGAGGCGAAGGTGGTGTCGCGGTAGGAGAAGTCCAGCACGCTGTTGGGCTGATTGGAGGCGAAGTCCACGGTCACCTGGTCGAACTTGCTCCAGGCGGTGCGGGTGACGTCGGCCATGATCGACCACTGCTCGTTCACGTTGTGGGTGAAGCTGGCGGTGGCGCTGGCGGGCAGGGTCACGGTGGCGCGGCCCTTGGTATCGATGAAGGTGCCCGGTGCGGCGAAGCCCAGCGCGGCAGCGGCATTGCCCGGCACGGTGAAGTCGGCGTCGCCGTCGGTGATCTTGTGCTCCACTTCCGAGCGGTAGCTGAAGCCGATGTGGGTGTTCTCATCGATGCTGAACAAGCCGCCGAGGGTGAAGCCCACTTCGGTGCTGTCGCCCTTGATGCGCGAGTAGCCATCGGCGCTGCCCGGCGCGAAGCCCGGTGCGCGACGCGCGGCCAGGATGCTGCCGAAGTCCACCGCGTTGCCCAGGTCGATATCCAGACGCTCCGCGAACACCGACGCGCCGAACGACACGTAGGGGTTCACGTCGTAGGAGAACGCGACGTTGAAGTCGATCGCCTGCAGCTCGGTCTTGGTGCCGTGGTAGCGGCCGGTCCAGTCGCGGTCGTATTCGGTCTTGAAGCCGAACGGCACGGTCAGCGACGTACCCAGGTGCATGTTGTTGTTCTCACCGAACGGCACGTGGAAATACGCTGCCGGGACCGGCGCGATCATGCCCGCGTCGCCGCCGTTACCGCCGGAGATCGGGGCGCCGTTGGCGTAGCTGCCGCCTTCGCCCTGGTACTTGGCCGAGAAGCTGATGGCGCTGACGTCGGCCTGGAACAGGCGGCCGTCCAGCTGGCGCATGCCGGCCGGGTTGTTGGCGATGATCGATGCGTCGTCCGGGGCGCTGCCCGAACCTGCGAAGGCGCGGCCGAGGCCCTTGGCGCTGTTTTCCTTCAGCTGGAAGGCGGCACCGTGTGCCTGGCCAACGGCCAGCACGCCGGCAATACCAACGGCCAGCAGGGTGGCGCGGCTGAGAGTGGAAGCGGTAGACATGAGTTGTTGCTCTCCGGAATAAAGACTGCAGTGGTCGGTACAGCGCCCGCGCCCAGTGGCCAACATGGCCCTGGAGCGCGCCGGAGACCCCCCCCCCGACATACGACGCCGTACGCAGTATAACCACGACGATTAACCGAACAATAACGAAGTGCGCGTTATCAGCCCGGTCAGGTTAGGGGTGGGTTCAGGACGGTGAACCCGCTATTGTGCCACTCCGATGTTTGTCTCGATCCCCTCCCGCAAGAAATCCGCGCCGCGCTGGGCGGTGCCGCTGCTGTTCGCGGCCGTCTGGCTGGCCTATCTGTGGTCGATCAGCCGCCCGACCGAGGCGCGCAATACGCTGTGGCTGGACTGGGGCGCGCTGTCCATCGGCGTCTCCAATCTCGGCGACTGGTGGGCCACCTTGCGCGACGGCAGCGTGCTGCGCCTGTTCACCGCGCTGTTCCTGCACGCGGACTGGTCGCACCTGTTGGGGAACCTGGTGTTCCTGCTGATCTTCGGGTTGCCGGCCGAGCGCATCCTCGGGCCCTGGCGGCTGTTGCTGCTGTTCCTGCTGGGCGGCGCGGCCTCCAACCTGGCGGCGATCTTCGCCATCGGCACGCCGGACCGGGTGATCATCGGCGCCTCCGGTGCGGTGTCGGCGTTGATCGGCACCTATCTGGCGCTGTTTCCCGGCGCCAAGCTCGGTGTGGTGCTGCCGCTGGGCGTGTTCCTGGAATTCATTCGCGTGCCGGCGCCATTGTTGATCGGTGCGTGGGCGGTGCTGCAGGTGGTGTTTGCCTATATCGGCCCGGCCTTCGGCATGGTGGCGTGGTCGGCGCACATTGCCGGTTTCGTGTTCGGCATCGTCTATGGGTTGTATGTGCGCGCGGCGATCGCGCGGCGGCTGCGCAAGCGCCACGGGTTCTAGCGCCCTGCCCTGCGCCTATAATCGCCGCATGTCCAAGCCCTTGTACAAAGTCACCTTCCTCAATCACGGCAAGGTGTACGAGCTCTACGCCCAGCACGTCACCGGCAGCCATCTGTGGGGCTTCAACCAGATCAGCGAGCTGGTGTTCGACGTGCATGACGGGTTGGTGGTCGACCCCACCGAAGAGCGCCTGCGCGAAGAGTTCGGCAACACCAAGGTGCTGCACCTGCCCATGCAGAGCATCGTGCGCATCGAGGAAGTGGAAAAGAAGGGGCAGTCGGTGATCCGCGATGCCACCACCGGCGACAAGGTGGTCACCCCGTTCCCGCTGCCGACCAAGCCACGCTGATGCGCATTCTGGTGCCGGACGATTACCAGGGCGCCGTGCGCGCCCTGCCCTGCCTGCAGCGTCTGCAGGGCCATGAAGTGCAGGTGCTGGGCGCGCTGGCCACCGATCCCAACGAATGGGCCGAGCGGCTGGTGGAAGCCGATGCGCTGGTATTGATCCGCGAACGTACCCGCGTGGACGCCACGTTGCTGCGGCGCCTGCCGCGGTTGAAACTGATCAGCCAGACCGGCCGCATTGGCCCGCATGTGGATGTGGCGGCCTGCACCGAGTTTGGCGTGGCGGTCACCGAGGGCGTGGGCTCGCCGGTCGCGCCGGCCGAGTTGACCTGGGCGTTGATCCTGTCCGCCAGCCGGCGCCTGACCGAATACCAGCGCGCCCTGCATCAAGGCCGCTGGCAGGCGCTGGGCGATTCCGCGTTGGGGCGCACCTTGCATGGGCGCACGCTGGGCATCTGGAGCTACGGCCGTATCGGCCAACGCGTGGCCGCATTCGGGCGGGCGTTTGGCATGCACGTGCTGGTGTGGGGCGGTGAAGTGTCGTGCGCGCAGGCGGCGCGCGATGGCTATGCAATCGCCGACAGCCGAGAGGCTTTGTTCGAACGCAGCGATGTGCTGTCGCTGCACCGGCGCCTGAGCGCGCAGACCCGGCATGACGTGACCACCGCCGACCTGCTGCGCATGCGCCCCGACGCGTTGCTGGTCAACACCAGCCGCGCAGAGCTGATCGCACCGGGCGCGTTGATCGCGGCCCTGGACGCCGGCCGCCCTGGGCACGCCGCCGTGGATGTGTTCGAGCGCGAACCGGTCCTGGATGCGCGCGACCCGCTGCTGCAACACCCGCGCGTGCTGGCCACCCCGCACCTGGGCTATGTGGAACGCGACAGCTACGCGGCTTACTTCGAGGCCGCATTCGACAACGTGCTGGCGTTCGCTGCTGGCACACCGCGCAACCTGGTCAATCCTGAGGCGTTGCTGGTTGCGCGTTAGGGTGTGAGGTTGCGTGGTTGCGTTGCGGATTGCTGCTGCGCCGTCGCTGCCGACGTCTCATGCGCGAACGGCTCGTCATCACCCGCTCTCCTAGAGTGATGTAGCGAAAACAGCTGCAGCAATACGCATGTGTCCATGCGGCTTCCCGCAAGCACGCGTCGTGGTCCTGCGATGCACCGTGCGCCCAAGAGGCACGACCGCATGTCTTGCTGGCCATCAATGACCTGCAGGGAGCACGCATGAGCGACACAACGGCGAGGTTTAGAACCCGCCGTATTGGTTGCAGCGTGGCACGCCTCACGCGCACGTGCGGCCGGCGTTATCCGGACTGGTCGTGCTGCTGCGCTGCGTATCGATCGCGGTGTGACGCATTCGCGCGATATGCAGTGCGTGCATTCCATGTCACCCAGCTTAGGTGGTGAGCGCGAATCACTGCATCGAGCAGCGCGGCACCCGCAAAAAGCCGGCAGAGAATCGTTATTGATGAAGTGTTTTCAACGCGCAACCTCAACGCGCAACTGCGTCGCTGGGAGAGTGCTTAGGCTAGGTGCCCTCGCCCAGCGATCCACGCTGCTGGCGATGACGCGCCAAAGACGCTCTACACGTTTAATGACGTGCACTGCTCAGAGTTCCTACGTATCGCGCGCATCAGCAAGTGAGTGCGACCAAGCGTGGAAGACCACCTGCACAAAGCGCCGGCATCTTGCTGAGAGTTTTTCAACGGCAAGAAGCTGTCGCCTGGCGACCGGCGATGCCGACGAAACGTACCGCTCTTCCGCAAACGTCATGCGTCCACTCACCGCACACGTCGCTGACAATGGCTGTAGGTTAACGGCACGATGCACTACGAGCCGTGTCCGACGCACTCATGCCCGCATGCACACCAGCACCAGCTGCGCACTGCGGGTGCACGTGGCACCCGCAGCACTGCCCGTTACTTGACCGGTTCGGCCGGCACAGCTGCCGGTGCTGGCGCCGCCGGCTTGGCCTTGTCCGTCGGCTCGGACGGCGTGGTCTGCTCGCTGGCGGGCGGGCGTGGTGCGGCGGGCTTGGGCTCGGGCGTTGGCTTGATGGCCTTGGGCTTTTGCGCTTGCGCCTTGGCCTTGCGCGCGGCCTGGGCCTTGGCAACAGAACCAGGTTGCTTGAGTTCGGCCAGCGCCTCGTTGATCGGGCCATCGCCCGGCAGCACGTCGCCGGCGCTGTAGCCCTCCTCACCTTCTGCATCGCCGCGCAGGTGGCCCGGTAGGGTTGCCTCGCTGAAGTCGGTGAGGCTGGCCGGCACGTCGGCGTCGCCGGGCTGCGGTTCGGGGGTGAGCATCACTTCGGGCACGATGCCGCTGGCCTGGATCGACTTGCCACTGGGCGTGTAATAGCGCGCGGTGGTGAGCTTGACCGAGTCGCCGTTGTCCAGCGGCAACACGGTCTGCACCGAGCCCTTGCCGAAGGTGCGGCTGCCGATGATGCGCGCGCGCTGGTTGTCGCGCAGCGCGCCAGCCAACACTTCCGACGCGCTCGCCGAGCCGGCGTCCACCAGCACCACCACCGGCGCACCGCCGAGCAAATCGCCCGGGGTTGCGTCGAACTTGGCGTCGCTGATGGAGATGCGCCCGCGCGTGCTGACGATGTTGCCCTTGTCGAGCAGATCGTCGGCAACCTGCACGGCCGAGGTCAGCAGGCCGCCCGGGTTGCTGCGCAGGTCCAGCACCAGGCCACGCAGCTTGCCGCCGGCCTGCAGTTGCTTGAGGTTCTTCTGGAAGTCGGCGCCGGTGTCGGCCTGGAAGGTGCTGATGCGGATGTAGCCATAGCCGGGTTCGAGCAGCTTGCTGCGCACGCTGGCCACGCGAATGGTTTCGCGCTGCAGGGTGATGTCGAACGGTTTGGCGACCTTGTCACGCACGATGGTCAGCGTGACCTTGCTGCCGGACTCGCCGCGCAGCGGCTCCATTGCCTTGCTGGCGTCGATCGGTTTGCCGTCGATGGCCACGATCACATCGCCCGCCTTGACACCGGCGCGTGCAGCCGGCGTGTCGTCGATCGGCGCAATCACCTTGAGCGTGTTGTCCTGCTGCTGCAGCAGTTCCACGCCGATACCGTCATAGGCGCCGGTGGCCTGTTCGTCGAAGGCCTCGGCGTCTTCCTTGTCGAAGTAGGTGCTGTGCGGATCCAGGTCCGACAGCAGGCCGCGCACGGCCGCGTGCATCAGCTTCTTGTCCTCGACCGGGTCCACGTAGGCCTGCTTGACCGCGTTGTACACGGCCACGAAGCGGCGGATCTCGTCCAGCGGCACCTTGGAGACGGCGGCTTCGTTGGCTTCCGGGTCGTCCGCGGTGGCCGGTGCGGCAGCGGGGCTGGCCTGCTGTGCCCAACCGGGCGACGCGAACAGGGCCAGCGACAGGGCAACGGACAGGACGGCTACGCGCATGAAGCACTCCGAAAAGAGAGAAGACGCCCCACAGCGCGGCGCTGGCTGGATTATGCGCGAAGCAGCGGTAAATCCGCGTTGAATCGCCGTCAACGCCGGCGTATGTGCGAAGCACCGGCAAGGCTGCGCGATGAGATCTGCTGCGGTGCTGCCGTCGGGACAGTCCGCAGCGACACTCTGGCGCCGCGAACTGCCGGCATGTGAGCGGCAACACCATGCAGCAAGCAGACGCCGGATAAGTGCGGCGCCCCATGCACTCAGCGGCGCTGCAGCCAGCTCGAAGGATCCACTGGCTGGCCGTTGCGACGCAGCTCGAAGTACAGCGCCGGCACACCCTGCCCGCCCGAACTGCCGACCTTGGCCACGGCCTCGCCACGCTTGATGCTGGCGCCCGCATCGCGCAGCAAGGTGTCGTTGTGCGCGTACAGGCTCATGTAGCCGTTGCCGTGATCCACGATCAGGATCATGCCGTAGCCGGTCATCCAGTCGGAAAACACCACCGTGCCATCGGCCACCGCGGTGACCGTGCTGCCCTTGGGCGCGCCGATCAGCACGCCCTTGCTGGTATGGCCATCCGGCAGCGTGGCGTTGAAGCGCGCCAGCAGGTTGCCCGACACCGGCCAACTCAGGCCACCGACCTTTGGCGCCGGTGCGTTGGCCACG
The nucleotide sequence above comes from Xanthomonas campestris pv. campestris str. ATCC 33913. Encoded proteins:
- a CDS encoding D-2-hydroxyacid dehydrogenase family protein, whose protein sequence is MRILVPDDYQGAVRALPCLQRLQGHEVQVLGALATDPNEWAERLVEADALVLIRERTRVDATLLRRLPRLKLISQTGRIGPHVDVAACTEFGVAVTEGVGSPVAPAELTWALILSASRRLTEYQRALHQGRWQALGDSALGRTLHGRTLGIWSYGRIGQRVAAFGRAFGMHVLVWGGEVSCAQAARDGYAIADSREALFERSDVLSLHRRLSAQTRHDVTTADLLRMRPDALLVNTSRAELIAPGALIAALDAGRPGHAAVDVFEREPVLDARDPLLQHPRVLATPHLGYVERDSYAAYFEAAFDNVLAFAAGTPRNLVNPEALLVAR
- a CDS encoding rhomboid family intramembrane serine protease, translated to MFVSIPSRKKSAPRWAVPLLFAAVWLAYLWSISRPTEARNTLWLDWGALSIGVSNLGDWWATLRDGSVLRLFTALFLHADWSHLLGNLVFLLIFGLPAERILGPWRLLLLFLLGGAASNLAAIFAIGTPDRVIIGASGAVSALIGTYLALFPGAKLGVVLPLGVFLEFIRVPAPLLIGAWAVLQVVFAYIGPAFGMVAWSAHIAGFVFGIVYGLYVRAAIARRLRKRHGF
- a CDS encoding outer membrane protein transport protein, whose translation is MSTASTLSRATLLAVGIAGVLAVGQAHGAAFQLKENSAKGLGRAFAGSGSAPDDASIIANNPAGMRQLDGRLFQADVSAISFSAKYQGEGGSYANGAPISGGNGGDAGMIAPVPAAYFHVPFGENNNMHLGTSLTVPFGFKTEYDRDWTGRYHGTKTELQAIDFNVAFSYDVNPYVSFGASVFAERLDIDLGNAVDFGSILAARRAPGFAPGSADGYSRIKGDSTEVGFTLGGLFSIDENTHIGFSYRSEVEHKITDGDADFTVPGNAAAALGFAAPGTFIDTKGRATVTLPASATASFTHNVNEQWSIMADVTRTAWSKFDQVTVDFASNQPNSVLDFSYRDTTFASIGADYRMSETLTLRGGVAYDQTPTTAEHRDVRVPDASRKWVSLGLSWRPSQQAEYNFGYTHLFTSDPTSDTTTATGNALAGSYKVHGDVLAASINYKF
- a CDS encoding 2OG-Fe(II) oxygenase, with translation MDQPDFIQITDDAVSRDDCAAIVQRMRDSQQLQPGRIGSGVFPDLKHSRDLRISGLADWAAVENRLQQAVFEGLLRYLRQYPQALISPLMLQVTTADGTPHRLVAEDIAQMSDAALSDLARTCLRPGAINLQWYLADQGGYPYWHCELYPRDAGAETLHRHLLWTLYLNEEFEQGETEFLFQQRKARPRTGSLLIAPTAFTHTHRGNRPVGGDKFIATSWILFQSAQALYGGE
- a CDS encoding PA0069 family radical SAM protein, whose translation is MASAIKGRGATGHLPGRFEVTTPQAVDDGWHVDDSDEFAAPALRTQVTDETARSIISRNQSPDIGFSQSVNPYRGCEHGCSYCFARPSHAYLNLSPGLDFETRLFAKTNAPELLRRELARPSYVPSPIALGINTDAYQPIERKRGLTRQLIEVLWEARHPFTLITKSALVTRDLDLLAPLARARLVNVHFSVTTLDPHLSARLEPRASAPHARLRAMRSLHEAGVPVGVMAAPVIPWINDHELEAILQAAADAGASSAGYVLLRLPHEVAPLFREWLQTHHPQRAEHVMSTIAQLRGGKDYDSTFGTRMRGQGVYADLLARRFALAHRRAGFDTRRTPPLDTEQFRRPAPPPKPVKDSPQGQLF
- a CDS encoding DUF1820 family protein, which translates into the protein MSKPLYKVTFLNHGKVYELYAQHVTGSHLWGFNQISELVFDVHDGLVVDPTEERLREEFGNTKVLHLPMQSIVRIEEVEKKGQSVIRDATTGDKVVTPFPLPTKPR
- a CDS encoding S41 family peptidase — its product is MRVAVLSVALSLALFASPGWAQQASPAAAPATADDPEANEAAVSKVPLDEIRRFVAVYNAVKQAYVDPVEDKKLMHAAVRGLLSDLDPHSTYFDKEDAEAFDEQATGAYDGIGVELLQQQDNTLKVIAPIDDTPAARAGVKAGDVIVAIDGKPIDASKAMEPLRGESGSKVTLTIVRDKVAKPFDITLQRETIRVASVRSKLLEPGYGYIRISTFQADTGADFQKNLKQLQAGGKLRGLVLDLRSNPGGLLTSAVQVADDLLDKGNIVSTRGRISISDAKFDATPGDLLGGAPVVVLVDAGSASASEVLAGALRDNQRARIIGSRTFGKGSVQTVLPLDNGDSVKLTTARYYTPSGKSIQASGIVPEVMLTPEPQPGDADVPASLTDFSEATLPGHLRGDAEGEEGYSAGDVLPGDGPINEALAELKQPGSVAKAQAARKAKAQAQKPKAIKPTPEPKPAAPRPPASEQTTPSEPTDKAKPAAPAPAAVPAEPVK